One genomic region from Deinococcus apachensis DSM 19763 encodes:
- a CDS encoding GNAT family N-acetyltransferase: protein MFQLERQPVGFALVRRRQDRLGPPPWHVLEEFCVLRPYQGQGLGASVIGEVLRQHPGRWSVSSLQRNPFTRHFWEYVLPRHTRAPLVASPDETRPDVTHFTFEVSIPSARA from the coding sequence CTGTTCCAACTGGAGCGTCAGCCCGTCGGTTTTGCGCTGGTCCGGCGCCGCCAGGACAGGCTCGGCCCCCCGCCCTGGCATGTGCTGGAGGAGTTCTGCGTGCTGCGGCCCTACCAGGGTCAAGGCCTCGGGGCCTCGGTGATCGGCGAGGTCCTGCGCCAGCACCCGGGCCGCTGGTCCGTCTCGTCCCTCCAGCGCAACCCCTTCACCCGCCACTTCTGGGAGTACGTGCTGCCGCGGCATACCCGCGCACCCCTCGTGGCCTCACCGGATGAGACACGGCCGGACGTCACCCACTTCACCTTCGAGGTGTCCATTCCCTCTGCCCGGGCCTGA
- a CDS encoding mechanosensitive ion channel family protein yields the protein MLGVLMGPTIVFPSVTPANLFSLLRVGGVAIGFAFRDILQNLLAGILLLITRTFRIGDQIVVGEAGGTVEDIQVRATIIRAYDNVRVVIPNTDLLTDRITVETAYEVRRLQYDVGIGYGDAISEAKRVIHETLSGLKLIRQDPAPEVLVVDLAESSVNPRVRWWIDPPRRKDALLAHGIDLPFPTRQVLRHDQTEETDGDWQRQREGWPAGQDEVPQTRWRVLGGKDPS from the coding sequence GTGCTGGGCGTGCTGATGGGGCCCACCATCGTCTTCCCCTCGGTCACGCCCGCCAACCTGTTCAGCCTGCTGCGGGTCGGCGGCGTCGCCATCGGGTTTGCCTTCCGCGACATCCTGCAAAACCTGCTCGCGGGCATCCTGCTCCTGATCACCCGCACCTTCCGCATCGGTGACCAGATCGTCGTGGGGGAAGCCGGGGGCACGGTGGAGGACATCCAGGTGCGCGCCACGATCATCCGCGCCTACGACAACGTGCGGGTCGTGATTCCCAACACCGACCTCCTCACCGACCGGATCACGGTCGAGACCGCCTACGAGGTGCGCCGGTTGCAGTACGACGTGGGGATCGGGTACGGCGACGCTATCTCAGAGGCCAAGCGGGTGATTCACGAGACGCTGTCGGGCCTGAAGCTCATCCGTCAGGACCCCGCCCCGGAAGTCCTCGTGGTGGACCTGGCCGAGAGCAGCGTGAACCCGCGGGTGCGCTGGTGGATCGACCCGCCCCGGCGCAAGGACGCCCTGCTCGCTCACGGGATCGATCTGCCCTTCCCCACCCGGCAGGTTCTGCGGCACGACCAGACCGAGGAGACCGACGGCGACTGGCAGCGGCAGCGGGAGGGCTGGCCCGCCGGGCAGGACGAGGTGCCGCAGACCCGCTGGCGGGTGCTGGGCGGGAAAGACCCCTCGTGA
- a CDS encoding sensor histidine kinase, whose amino-acid sequence MPTRNRATAARATAGVISGPATNSPWRPSGTARGQVLRHEPRSGLPVSGDPRRLKQLVLILLDNALKYTPPGRAVELGLEGDGAEVRLVVRDEGAGIPPGDLPHVFERFYRADPARARDPGGTGLGLLDRPAARGPRLAHEHAGRGHPGGGGVCPGPGAS is encoded by the coding sequence GTGCCCACCCGGAACAGGGCGACCGCGGCAAGGGCGACGGCGGGCGTGATCTCCGGCCCCGCGACGAACTCGCCCTGGAGGCCTTCCGGGACGGCCCGCGGGCAGGTTCTACGCCACGAGCCGCGGTCCGGCCTACCCGTCTCCGGCGACCCCCGCCGCCTCAAGCAGCTCGTCCTGATCCTGCTGGACAACGCCCTGAAGTACACGCCGCCCGGCCGGGCCGTCGAGCTGGGCCTGGAGGGGGACGGGGCGGAGGTGAGGCTGGTCGTCCGCGACGAGGGGGCGGGCATTCCCCCCGGCGACCTGCCGCACGTCTTCGAGCGTTTCTACCGGGCTGACCCCGCGCGGGCGCGTGACCCGGGCGGCACGGGCCTGGGCCTCCTGGATCGCCCAGCAGCACGGGGGCCACGTCTCGCTCACGAGCACGCTGGGAGAGGGCATCCGGGTGGAGGCGGTGTTTGCCCGGGACCTGGGGCCTCCTGA
- a CDS encoding YetF domain-containing protein gives MAGPWSSRPGRPPRAAALRADDLHRPLQATRRARVSRQSPEQKLRSQGVDDVSNVQFAILESGGTISVMTGGGQGRPGTFPRRADWSGRDAGNRAGAQPSIRPFSMANW, from the coding sequence GTGGCTGGTCCCTGGAGTTCCCGTCCGGGTCGTCCTCCCCGCGCTGCTGCTCTACGCGCTGACGATCTTCATCGCCCGCTCCAGGCCACGCGCCGGGCGCGCGTCTCCCGGCAATCGCCGGAGCAGAAACTCCGCAGCCAGGGCGTGGACGACGTGAGCAACGTGCAGTTCGCTATCCTGGAATCCGGCGGCACCATCTCGGTGATGACGGGCGGGGGCCAGGGGCGGCCCGGCACCTTCCCCAGACGGGCAGACTGGAGCGGGCGTGACGCGGGGAACCGGGCGGGGGCTCAGCCCTCGATCAGACCGTTCTCGATGGCGAACTGGTAG
- a CDS encoding lysophospholipid acyltransferase family protein, which yields MRFEAPPSPPTLHFRPRSAADWLRFTGWGRALLWQSVREVSALPANLSPQERDAVQKRLSARLLGHLRVRLQIQGHEHVGCGPYLVAALHEGIADVLALLHLPLPLRFVAREEIFTWPGVGPAITRLGHVSIDPESGSGGYRHLLEQARAITAGGESLVLFPQGTVLGLETDFQRGAFALARHLGLPILPVALTGTHRVWEHPFTPALRYGQPVGLRILPEVTREEVRRTSPEELRVRLRRHMKGAALEAGLPPPRRYDPGRDGYWDGFHFAIDPDFPRVYDLVAAHRRTLAGETA from the coding sequence TTGCGTTTTGAGGCTCCCCCATCACCCCCCACCCTCCACTTCCGGCCCCGCTCGGCGGCGGACTGGCTGCGCTTCACGGGGTGGGGCCGCGCCCTGCTGTGGCAATCGGTGCGGGAGGTCAGCGCTCTGCCCGCGAACCTGTCCCCGCAGGAGCGGGACGCCGTGCAGAAGCGGCTGAGCGCCCGGCTGCTCGGTCACCTGCGGGTGCGGCTTCAGATCCAGGGCCATGAGCACGTGGGCTGCGGCCCGTACCTGGTGGCCGCCCTGCACGAGGGCATCGCCGACGTGCTCGCCCTGCTGCACCTGCCGTTACCCCTGCGGTTCGTCGCGCGGGAGGAGATCTTTACCTGGCCCGGGGTCGGCCCGGCGATCACCCGGCTGGGGCACGTGAGCATTGACCCGGAGAGCGGGTCCGGGGGGTACCGTCACCTGCTTGAGCAGGCGCGGGCGATCACGGCGGGGGGCGAAAGCCTCGTCCTCTTTCCGCAGGGCACCGTGCTGGGCCTGGAGACGGATTTCCAGCGGGGGGCCTTCGCCCTCGCGCGGCACCTGGGCCTGCCAATCCTGCCGGTGGCCCTGACCGGCACACACCGTGTGTGGGAGCACCCCTTCACCCCGGCGCTGCGCTACGGGCAGCCGGTGGGGCTGCGGATTCTCCCGGAGGTCACTCGCGAGGAGGTGCGCCGCACATCCCCCGAGGAGCTGCGCGTGAGGCTCCGCCGCCACATGAAGGGCGCGGCCCTGGAGGCGGGCCTGCCGCCCCCCCGCCGCTACGACCCGGGGCGCGACGGCTACTGGGACGGCTTCCACTTCGCCATCGACCCGGACTTCCCCCGGGTGTACGACCTCGTCGCGGCCCACCGCCGCACCCTTGCCGGGGAGACCGCGTGA
- a CDS encoding DUF2254 domain-containing protein, producing the protein MSGRLVALWNSVQGSFWFLPAVMALGAALLAEGAVNVDERVSPGALRGFAWVYAGSADGARSMLGAIAGSVIGVAGTTFSITIAALSLASSQMGPRLLEHFTRDRGNQLTLGTFIATFAYALLVLRTVRSGDENLFVPHLAVTLGLGLALLSLAVLIYFIAHIAGGINVGHVIRLVSRELEGTIGEQFPGRDGPAPPTVPVPTEAPAEEVRARDGGYLQALDTRRLLRLARDQGAVIRLTVRPGDFVFPGMVVAHTSPAAVAGVRDSLVTGPRRTSRQDVEFTARQLVEVAVRALSPGVNDPFTAIAVLDHLGAALCQLSARDMPPGEFWADGKLRLVVPVTSYAGLTDVMFHQIRQNGASHPAVMLRLLEVLAAVAEQERAPERRASLRRHADLALRAALRETGEEADRRELEERHGRVLRVLGREDGSSGEAQPHHP; encoded by the coding sequence GTGAGCGGGCGGCTGGTCGCGCTCTGGAACAGCGTGCAAGGCAGCTTCTGGTTTCTGCCCGCCGTCATGGCGCTGGGGGCCGCGCTGCTCGCCGAGGGGGCCGTGAACGTGGACGAGCGGGTGAGCCCGGGCGCCCTGCGCGGCTTCGCCTGGGTCTACGCCGGGAGCGCGGATGGGGCGCGGTCCATGCTGGGGGCCATCGCAGGCTCGGTGATCGGGGTGGCGGGGACGACCTTTTCCATCACCATCGCCGCCCTGTCGCTGGCGAGCAGCCAGATGGGTCCGCGGCTGCTGGAGCACTTCACCCGCGACCGGGGCAACCAGCTCACGCTGGGCACCTTCATCGCCACCTTCGCCTATGCCCTGCTCGTCCTGCGGACGGTCCGCAGTGGGGACGAGAACCTTTTCGTGCCGCACCTCGCCGTGACGCTGGGGCTGGGGCTGGCCCTGCTGAGCCTGGCGGTGCTGATCTACTTCATCGCCCACATCGCCGGGGGCATCAACGTCGGGCACGTCATCCGGCTGGTGTCGCGCGAACTCGAAGGCACCATCGGGGAGCAGTTTCCGGGGCGGGACGGGCCTGCCCCGCCCACCGTCCCCGTGCCCACCGAAGCCCCCGCGGAGGAGGTCCGCGCGCGGGACGGGGGCTACCTCCAGGCCCTGGACACAAGGCGGCTGCTGCGGCTGGCCCGGGACCAGGGCGCGGTGATTCGCCTCACCGTGCGGCCCGGCGACTTCGTGTTTCCCGGCATGGTCGTCGCCCACACCTCCCCGGCGGCCGTCGCGGGCGTGCGCGATTCGCTCGTCACCGGCCCCCGGCGCACCTCCCGGCAGGACGTGGAATTCACCGCGCGGCAGCTCGTGGAGGTGGCGGTGCGCGCCCTGTCCCCCGGCGTCAACGACCCCTTCACCGCCATCGCCGTCCTCGACCACCTGGGGGCGGCCCTGTGCCAGCTCAGCGCGCGGGACATGCCCCCGGGCGAATTCTGGGCAGATGGCAAACTCCGCCTCGTCGTTCCGGTCACGAGCTACGCCGGGCTCACCGACGTGATGTTTCACCAGATCCGGCAAAACGGGGCCTCGCACCCGGCGGTGATGCTGCGGCTGCTGGAGGTGCTCGCCGCCGTGGCGGAGCAGGAACGGGCGCCGGAGCGGCGGGCCAGCCTGCGGCGCCATGCGGACCTCGCCCTGCGCGCGGCCCTGCGGGAGACCGGGGAGGAGGCGGACCGCCGGGAGCTGGAGGAACGGCACGGCCGCGTGCTCCGGGTCCTGGGCCGTGAGGACGGGAGCAGCGGGGAAGCCCAGCCTCACCACCCCTGA
- a CDS encoding ion transporter, translated as MSQRSEAENLHRERLELLRHLDRLTDGPMTVLGFVWLGLLVLDLTRGLTPGLQLLSDVIWVLFVLDFLLSFTVAPDKRAYLRSNWLTLVSLLLPALRVLRAIRALRVLRLLRATRSLNLVRLLTSLNRGFRAAGRAVRRRGVGYVALLTLLVALAGAAGMLAFEDVPAARESGLTGYVSWLWWTAMILVTMGSDYFPKTAEGRALTWLLALYCFAVFGYITASVASFFVGRDQDADGDEEVTNASLERELRALRREVAALREAPPNRNGEEGGS; from the coding sequence ATGTCCCAGCGGTCCGAAGCCGAGAACCTGCACCGCGAGCGGTTGGAACTGCTGCGGCACCTCGACCGCCTGACCGACGGCCCCATGACCGTCCTGGGGTTCGTGTGGTTAGGGCTGCTCGTCCTGGACCTCACGCGCGGCCTCACCCCGGGGCTTCAGCTCCTGAGCGACGTGATCTGGGTGCTGTTCGTCCTCGACTTCCTGCTCTCCTTCACGGTGGCGCCCGACAAGCGCGCCTACCTGCGCTCGAACTGGCTCACGCTCGTCTCGCTGCTGCTCCCCGCTCTGCGGGTGCTGCGGGCGATCCGGGCGCTGCGCGTCTTGCGACTGCTACGGGCCACCCGGTCCCTGAACCTGGTGCGGCTCCTGACCTCCCTCAACCGGGGCTTCCGCGCCGCCGGGCGGGCCGTTCGGCGCCGGGGCGTGGGCTACGTGGCGCTGCTCACGCTGCTCGTCGCGCTGGCGGGCGCGGCGGGGATGCTCGCCTTCGAGGACGTGCCCGCCGCTCGGGAGAGCGGCCTGACCGGGTACGTGTCCTGGCTGTGGTGGACCGCGATGATCCTCGTGACGATGGGCTCGGACTACTTCCCGAAGACGGCGGAGGGCCGCGCCCTGACCTGGCTGCTCGCCCTGTACTGCTTCGCGGTGTTCGGCTACATCACGGCGTCCGTTGCCAGCTTCTTCGTGGGCCGCGACCAGGACGCGGACGGGGACGAGGAGGTCACGAACGCTTCCCTGGAGCGCGAACTCCGGGCGCTGCGGCGGGAGGTCGCGGCGCTGCGGGAGGCCCCGCCGAACCGGAACGGGGAAGAGGGTGGGTCCTGA
- a CDS encoding mechanosensitive ion channel family protein yields the protein MAANLNVALERLQEIGRDAIAALPNVLIALVVLLVFWLIDQATRGLVDRVWGHREGNLGRLFGRLAPGAVWCWAC from the coding sequence ATGGCTGCCAACCTGAACGTCGCCCTCGAGCGCCTGCAAGAGATCGGGCGGGACGCGATCGCCGCCCTGCCCAACGTGCTGATCGCGTTGGTCGTGCTGCTGGTGTTCTGGCTGATCGACCAGGCCACGCGCGGCCTGGTCGATCGGGTGTGGGGGCACCGGGAGGGCAACCTGGGGCGGCTGTTCGGGCGCCTCGCCCCGGGGGCCGTCTGGTGCTGGGCGTGCTGA